From Solibaculum mannosilyticum:
TGCAGAGCCGGCGGGCATTATGGGCAAAATTTGCCCCTTGGTTAAAGCTGGCTTTTGATGCGGGTCAGGGCCCCTTTTTCCAGACGGGATACCTGGGCCTGGGAAATGCCGATTTCCGATGCCACTTCCATCTGGGTCTTGCCCTGAAAAAAGCGCAGGGACAGGATGCGTTTTTCCCGGTCGCTTAGATTGCCGATGGCCTCCTTTAAGGCGATTTCATCCAGCCAATTGCAGTCGTCATTGCGGTCGCCGATTTGATCCATCACATAGATCGTATCGCCGCCGTCGGAATACACCGGTTCATACAGAGACACCGGTTCCACGATGGATTCCAGCGCCATGACCACATCTTCCCGGGGCAGATCCAACTGTTTTGCGATTTCGTCCACCGTGGGCTCGTGACTGCCGTTTTCCATCAGCTTCTCCTTGGCCTGCATGGCTTTGTAGGCCGTATCCCGCATGGACCGGCTGACCCGTACGGAATTGTTGTCCCGCAGGTAACGCCGGATCTCTCCGATGATCATGGGCACTGCATAAGTGGAAAATCGGACGTTTAAACTAGTGTCAAAATTATCGATGGCCTTAATGAGTCCAATACATCCCACCTGAAACAGGTCATCCAGATTTTCTCCCCGCTGGGTGAACCGCTGGATGACGCTGAGCACCAAACGGAGATTTCCGTTGACCAGATCCTCCCTGGCCTTGGCATCCCCTCCGTGGCACTTTTTCAGCAGACTCATCTTTTCGGCTTCGCTGAGCACCTTTAGTTTTGATGTGTTGACCCCACAGATTTCCACCTTATTGAACTGCATGGAAAAAATGCCCCCCCTCAATGGTAGTACATTTCCAGTATTGCCATTGTCCGGAAGGTTGATGCAGTCTCGCCGCCCCTTTTCGTCCCCCTGTTTTCGACAAGACCCGCCCAAAACAAAAGCGCCGCCCGGAGAATTCTACCATTCATGGAATCGTAAAAATTCTCGCAAAGCAGCGCTTCGACATCTTAATTTTTATAGTACCGATTGGTTATTGAGAAACGGTTGCTCCTGAAGCAGCCTCTTCAATCGCATCGGGATACGTCACCGACTGGAATTCCTCACCAGTGGACGAATCCTTGACCACTACCGAGCACTTGATCTCATTGTCCGGTACGCCGGTGTACATCTGGTAAAACATGCCACTGATACCCAAGGCAGCTGGTATCAAAGCTGCACTAATATTATTTTCAAAAGATTCCTTTTCTGCTGAGATAATAATCTCGCTGAGATCATCATTATATGTGATGTCTTTGATACAAGTCAATGTTTCATCTGTTTTAAATGACTCAATTGACTCATCCATTGTTTTCTTCAAACTAGACAATAATTGATCATACTCTTCCTCGGACATTTTATATGTTACCGAACCATCATCATTTTTAATAACTTGACCTGAATTTTGAGTCGATGCTACTATATCATCAGCTGATACACCAATAATTTCCAACATGTTCTTGGACATTGTAAAAATCACTTTGCCATTTTCCCGCTGAACGGTAGCTGTTTGGCCGTTCGTGCCGGATGAACTGTCTTCCTTTTTACCGCAGGCGGCCAAGGATAGAGCCAACACCAGGCAAAGCACCAATGCAATCAATCTTTTCATGTTTTACTTCTCCTTCTTTCTTTTCCATTTTTCATCAAAAATGGACAATACTTGATCAGTATATCGTTATTTTATTGTATTGTCAAGCTATATCTATTTTCTTTCTATGACTTGGACATCATAGATACAACATGACTGATTTCCATAATTTTTCATTGTTTCCTTTCAAAAGTGTAAGAGAGATTGCATTGCGTTTCGAATGCTTGTATGCTATAATTTAAAACAGTCCATGAATATTAAGAACAAATTGTGAACAGACAAAGTTTATTTACTCTGTCGTTTTTCGTACCGGGTTTCCAAAGCGCTTTCCTTTCCCGGTCCTTGTGTGAAATGCAAAGGAGGCTTTCCATTTATGTATGCTTTTATTTTAACATTAAAAATTATCAGTGTGATCATCACTTTTATCACCACTGGATTTATGCTTTATCAATTCGCCATCGCACTGTTCGGTTTGAAGAAAGCCGCTCGTCCGCGTCCTATCTCGGATAAAAAGCATCGGTTTGCTATTGTCATATCGGCCCGGAATGAACAGAGTGTAATTGGTTACTTAATCGATAGCCTGATGGCTCAGGATTATCCCAAAGAATTGTTTGACGTTATCGTCATTGCAGACAATTGTACCGACAATACTGCCCAGGTCTCCCGGGAGCACCGCGCCATTGTATACGAACGTTTTAATACGGCCCTTGTCGGCAAAGGTTTTGCTCTCAACTGGCTGTTCCAGCAGCTGTTGGAACAGGATCCTGATCATTATGACGCCATCTGTGTCTTTGACGCCGATAATGTGGTGGATACCCATTAC
This genomic window contains:
- the sigG gene encoding RNA polymerase sporulation sigma factor SigG — translated: MQFNKVEICGVNTSKLKVLSEAEKMSLLKKCHGGDAKAREDLVNGNLRLVLSVIQRFTQRGENLDDLFQVGCIGLIKAIDNFDTSLNVRFSTYAVPMIIGEIRRYLRDNNSVRVSRSMRDTAYKAMQAKEKLMENGSHEPTVDEIAKQLDLPREDVVMALESIVEPVSLYEPVYSDGGDTIYVMDQIGDRNDDCNWLDEIALKEAIGNLSDREKRILSLRFFQGKTQMEVASEIGISQAQVSRLEKGALTRIKSQL